A genomic stretch from Scatophagus argus isolate fScaArg1 chromosome 19, fScaArg1.pri, whole genome shotgun sequence includes:
- the LOC124050240 gene encoding phospholipase B1, membrane-associated-like, with product MMFPQQVLITVLGLTWTAVAGLPCTHMSPSQSPPSNVNSVRPSDVAVLSSIGLHSPSTELTMVLSRLTELMTLFNPALISPHSEETHSTLLEQAKQASLYLQNNQIIDVDKDWKLLLLFVQVDQLCICEQQQVQSVVKEVDEALQLLHSQLTRTIVSVALWDERRDGFDNKMCSCMEANSEGEVRLQRAVLKQALQASLDELLVKKRWYSDRDDFTVVMQDSPFIADLSSVASGKLLWESQASQQTNNLMVQMWTNLLQPTSGQPSAEDEGKITTLPCPTEDRPFLRTEGNSPSYHHSDAAPLSTRVTGTTMPCKNLGPSPSTPTSVHQLRPGDIKVVAAVGDSLTAGNGIASGQNDIMDVLREYRGLSWSIGGDKDLTTVTTLPNILKYFNSRVTGFSVGIGKQTTAGAFLNQAVPGAKSEDVPAQVRALVERMKNDARINFKSDWKVITLFIGGNDLCGYCENTAVYSPENFARHIRDSLDYLHQQVPRALVNLVEPLHITTLRELHLDTSLKCPTWLVNELCPCVVLPKPNSAALQQIQDINRKYQSSVRDLVNSGRYNTRSDFTVVVQPFLRNVILAKLSDGRPDRSFFSADCFHLSQKSQTLLARSLWNNMLEPPSSKTTTLNFGQQTGLKCPTTASPYIRTNKNSYYRYAAPAPKPAPVKFTN from the exons ATGATGTTTCCACAGCAGGTTCTCATCACAGTCCTGGGGCTCACATGGACAGCAG TCGCTGGGCTGCCGTGCACTCACATGTCCCCCTCTCAGTCGCCTCCTTCCAATG TTAACAGCGTTCGCCCCTCAGATGTGGCCGTGTTGTCCTCCATTGGACTTCACAGTCCCAG caCTGAGCTGACCATGGTGCTGTCAAGACTCACAG AGCTGATGACGTTGTTCAATCCCGCGCTGATCAGTCCTCACTCAGAAGAAACGCACAG CACACTGTTGGAGCAGGCAAAGCAAGCTTCCCTGTACCTCCAGAACAATCAG ATCATTGATGTGgataaagactggaagctgcTCCTTCTCTTTGTTCAGGTGGATCAGCTCTGTatctgtgagcagcagcag GTTCAGTCCGTGGTTAAAGAGGTGGATGaggctctgcagctgctgcactcTCAG CTGACTCGGACCATCGTCAGTGTTGCATTATGGGACGAAAGACGCGACGGTTTCGACAACAA GATGTGTTCGTGCATGGAGGCAAACAGTGAAGGAGAAGTCCGACTTCAGAGGGCCGTGCTGAAGCAAGCTCTGCAG GCGTCCTTGGATGAGCTCTTGGTAAAGAAGCGCTGGTACAGTGACAGAGATGACTTCACTGTCGTGATGCAGGACTCGCCTTTCATCGCAGACCTCTCATCTGTTGCA AGTGGGAAGCTCCTCTGGGAGTCACAAGCGTCACAGCAAACCAACAACCTGATGGTGCAGATGTGGACCAACCTG ctgcagccCACGAGTGGCCAACCCAGCGCAGAAGACGAGGGAAAGATCACCACGTTGCCATGTCCCACTGAG GACCGGCCCTTCCTGAGGACGGAGGGAAACTCTCCTTCGTATCACCACAGCGATGCGGCTCCTCTCTCTACCCGA GTTACAGGCACAACGATGCCCTGTAAGAACCTCGGTCCCTCACCTTCCACGCCCACCTCAG TGCACCAACTCAGACCTGGAGATATTAAAGTGGTAGCTGCTGTGGGAGACTCTCTGACA GCAGGGAACGGTATAGCGTCGGGCCAGAACGACATCATGGACGTCCTGCGTGAGTACAGAGGTTTGTCCTGGAG cATCGGAGGAGATAAAGACCTCACAACTGTCACCACACTGCCCA ACATCCTGAAGTATTTTAACTCCCGTGTGACGGGCTTCTCTGTTGGCATTGGCAAGCAGACCACTGCTGGGGCTTTCCTCAACCAGGCTGTCCCTGGAGCAAAGAGCGA ggATGTTCCAGCACAGGTTCGAGCTCTGGTGGAAAGGATGAAGAACGACGCT AGAATCAATTTTAAATCAGACTGGAAGGTGATCACCCTTTTTATCGGTGGAAATGACCTCTGTGGCTACTGCGAAAACACT GCAGTCTACTCTCCAGAGAATTTTGCCCGTCATATTCGCGACAGCCTGGATTATCTCCACCAACAG GTGCCTCGGGCTCTGGTGAACTTAGTAGAGCCTCTCCATATCACCACACTGAGAGAACTGCACTTAGACACTTCACTTAAATGCCCAACTTGGCTGGTAAA TGAGCTGTGTCCATGCGTTGTCTTGCCAAAGCCtaactctgcagctcttcaaCAGATCCAGGACATCAATAGAAAATATCAG AGTTCAGTACGTGACCTTGTGAACTCAGGCCGATACAACACTCGCTCAGACTTCACTGTGGTCGTCCAGCCTTTCCTCCGAAATGTCATCCTCGCCAAACTGTCG GATGGCCGCCCTGATCGCTCCTTCTTCAGTGCTGACTGCTTCCATCTCAGCCAGAAGTCCCAGACTCTGTTGGCTCGATCTCTCTGGAACAACATG CTTGAACCTCCGAGCTCGAAAACCACCACACTGAATTTTGGTCAACAGACTGGCCTGAAATGTCCAACCACG GCTTCACCATATATCCGGACCAACAAGAACAGTTATTACAGATATGCTGCCCCCGCTCCAAAACCCGCACCTGTCAAG TTCACAAACTGA
- the LOC124050499 gene encoding protein yippee-like 5 — MGRIFLDHIGGTRLFSCANCDTILTNRAELISTRFTGATGRAFLFNKVVNLQHSEVQDRVMLTGRHMVRDVSCKNCNSKLGWMYEFATEESQRYKEGRVILERALVRESEGFEHVPSDNS, encoded by the exons ATGGGACGAATCTTCTTGGATCACATTGGTGGGACTCGTCTCTTCTCCTGTGCCAACTGTGACACTATTCTGACCAACCGAGCTGAACTCATCTCTACACGCTTTACTGGAGCCACCGGCCGAGCCTTCCTGTTCAACAAG GTTGTGAATCTGCAGCACAGCGAAGTGCAAGACAGAGTCATGTTGACGGGGAGGCACATGGTGCGGGACGTCAGCTGCAAGAACTGCAACAGCAAGTTGGGTTGGATGTACGAGTTTGCCACAGAGGAAAGCCAGCGCTACAAGGAGGGCCGTGTCATCCTGGAGAGGGCGCTGGTGAGGGAGAGCGAAGGCTTCGAGCACGTTCCCTCTGACAACTCCTGA
- the slc35a1 gene encoding CMP-sialic acid transporter has protein sequence MAGETVSVVFKLYCLTVMTLVAATYTVALRYTRTISSGDLYFSTTAVCITEVIKLILSLGMLAKETGSPSRLKSTFVEHIFCSPKELLKLSVPSVVYAVQNNMAFLALSNLDAAVYQVTYQLKIPCTALCTVLMLNRSLSRLQWFSVFMLCGGVTLVQWKPAEATKVQIEQNPLVGFIAIAIAVLCSGFAGVYFEKVLKSSDTSLWVRNIQMYLSGIVVTLIGVYMNDGDKVLEKGFFFGYTPWVCFVVFLASVGGLYTSVVVKYTDNIMKGFSAAAAIVLSTVASVILFGLQITLSFASGATLVCVSIYLYGLPKQDTSKLSRQNMDHESKQKLINV, from the exons ATGGCCGGCG AGACTGTGAGTGTGGTGTTCAAACTGTACTGCCTAACAGTGATGACCCTGGTGGCAGCTACATACACAGTGGCACTACGGTACACAAGGACCATCTCATCAGGAGATCTGTACTTCTCCACAACTGCAGTGTGCATCACTGAGGTCATTAAATTAATACTGAGTCTGGGGATGCTTGCAAA agaaacaggaagtcctTCCAGACTGAAGAGCACCTTTGTGGAGCATATATTCTGCAGCCCAAAAGAACTGCTGAAGCTGAGTGTGCCCTCGGTGGTGTATGCGGTTCAGAATAACATGGCCTTTCTTGCCTTGAGTAACCTCgatgcagcagtttatcag GTGACCTATCAGCTGAAGATCCCATGCACGGCCTTGTGTACAGTCCTCATGCTGAACCGCTCTCTCAGCCGGCTGCAgtggttttctgtgtttatgctCTGCGGTGGCGTGACACTCGTCCAGTGGAAGCCTGCAGAGGCCACTAAAGTTCAG attgaacaaaatcctcttgTTGGGTTCATCGCCATCGCGATTGCTGTTCTTTGCTCTGGATTTGCAG GTGTGTACTTTGAGAAGGTGTTGAAGAGCTCAGACACGTCTCTGTGGGTGAGAAACATCCAGATGTACCTCTCTGGCATTGTGGTCACCCTGATCGGGGTTTACATGAACGATGGTGACAAGGTTCTGGAGAAAGGCTTCTTCTTTGGTTACACGCCCTGGGTGTGCTTTGTAGTAT TCTTGGCCAGCGTGGGTGGCCTGTACACATCAGTGGTGGTGAAGTACACAGACAACATCATGAAGGGCTTCTCCGCCGCAGCCGCCATTGTTCTCTCAACTGTGGCATCTGTCATCTTATTTGGACTACAGATAA CGCTCTCGTTTGCCTCTGGCGCCACCCTGGTGTGTGTTTCCATCTACCTATATGGACTTCCAAAGCAAGACACGTCCAAGCTGAGCCGACAAAACATGGACCACGaatccaaacagaaactgaTCAACGTTTGA
- the rars2 gene encoding probable arginine--tRNA ligase, mitochondrial translates to MACFFRRRIAAKLAGTLQQSEDAFIPALSAVPVFKKQQNPDFKLSISTLRINGILPSSSDIQVQTEDLAAQLKQDSVVEDISAGSGVINFKVNRKLLVQKMLETFGKGEDEKFGLNSELFNTLKRGTTLIEYSSPNIAKKFHAGHLRSTIIGNFIANLKQSLGNNVIRMNYLGDWGMQFGLLGVGFGQFGCQEQLKQNPLQHLFEVYVRVNKEAEHNEDMKQAARDFFRQLERRDSDAVSLWQQFREITVDEYQHIYKRLGVHFDVYSGESFHQDQAQDVVRQLQSQGLLKTSEKGTAVVDLSPAGDMSSVCTVLRSDGTSLYITRDVAAAIDRTEKYNFDEMIYVTDKSQASHFSQLFQILLAMGHSWADRCRHVPFGLVRGMKTRSGEVVFLEDILDEARTRMLHNMSQSKTTKEVDNPEDTAEKVGIGALIIQDFKSPLQSDYTFDWDRMLQAQGDTGVFLQYTHARLRSLIKTNEGVAASVFDASLLLDQMSVTVLQHLLRYDEVLYQSAQDLQPKHLVNFLLKLSHLIAAAHRQLPVKGSCQDVAQARLRLFSGASAVLANGMRILGITPVDRM, encoded by the exons ATGGCTTGTTTCTTCAGGCGAAGAATTGCAGCCAAG CTGGCTGGGACGCTGCAGCAGTCGGAGGATGCGTTCATACCAGCTCTGTCAGCGGTTCCGGTTTTTAAGAAACA GCAGAATCCCGACTTCAAACTGTCAATCAGCACGTTACGAATCAATGGGATTTTACCGTCCAGCAGTGACATTCAGGTGCAGACAGAAGACTTGGCCGCCCAG TTGAAGCAGGACAGTGTGGTGGAAGACATTTCAGCTGGAAGTGGAGTGATCAATTTTAAAGTTAATCGCAAACTTCTTGTCCAg aaaatgttgGAGACATTTGGAAAGGGGGAGGATGAGAAATTTGGGTTGAATAGTGAACTTTTCAATACTCTGAAGAGAGGAACAACATTAATTGAGTACAG CTCTCCAAATATCGCCAAAAAATTCCACGCAGGACACTTGCGATCTACAATTATTG GTAACTTTATTGCTAATCTAAAGCAGAGTCTTGGAAATAATGTTATCCGAATGAACTACCTCGGAGACTGGGGCATGCAGTTTG GTTTGCTGGGAGTCGGGTTTGGCCAGTTTGGATGTCAAGAGCAACTGAAACAAAATCCcttacagcatttgtttgag GTTTATGTTCGAGTCAACAAGGAGGCAGAGCACAATGAGGACATGAAGCAGGCTGCCAGAGACTTCTTTAGACAGCTGGAGCGGCGTGACAGCGACGCCGTGTCTTTATGGCAACAGTTCAGAGAGATCACAGTGGACGAGTATCAACACATTTACAAG CGGTTAGGGGTCCACTTTGATGTTTACTCTGGGGAGTCCTTTCACCAGGATCAGGCCCAGGATGTGGTGCGGCAGCTGCAGAGCCAAGGCCTGTTGAAAACCTCTGA GAAGGGAACAGCCGTTGTGGACCTGTCCCCTGCCGGAGACATGAGCAGCGTCTGCACGGTGCTCCGCAGTGACGGCACCAGCCTCTACATCACCAG AGATGTTGCTGCAGCCATCGACCGAACcgaaaaatacaattttgacGAGATGATTTATGTG acaGATAAAAGTCAAGCGAGTCACTTCAGCCAGCTCTTCCAGATCCTGCTTGCTATGGGACATTCTTGGGCTGACAG GTGTCGGCACGTGCCCTTCGGCCTGGTGCGAGGCATGAAGACCCGCAGCGGGGAGGTGGTGTTTCTGGAAGACATCCTGGATGAGGCTCGGACCAGGATGCTGCACAACATGAGCCAGTCAAAAA CAACAAAGGAAGTGGACAACCCAGAGGACACAGCAGAGAAAGTGGGAATTGGTGCACTAATAATCCAG gactTCAAAAGTCCACTGCAGTCAGACTACACGTTTGACTGGGACAGGATGCTGCAGGCTCAGGGAGACACGGGAGTCTTCCTCCAGTACACACACGCTCGACTCCGCAG TTTAATCAAGACAAATGAAGGTGTGGCAGCATCTGTATTTGATGCATCCCTCCTACTTGATCAGATGAGTGTCACCGTCCTGCAGCATCTCCTTCG CTATGATGAGGTGTTGTACCAATCGGCCCAGGATCTGCAACCCAAACACCTTGTCAACTTTTTACTGAAGCTGAG CCACCTGATCGCCGCAGCGCACAGACAGCTGCCGGTGAAAGGAAGCTGTCAGGATGTTGCACAG GCAAGGTTACGACTGTTCAGCGGCGCCAGCGCTGTCCTGGCCAACGGGATGAGGATCCTGGGCATCACACCAGTCGACCGAATGTGA
- the akirin2 gene encoding akirin-2 — protein sequence MACGATLKRTLDFDPLMNPASPKRRRCAPIMSPVSSPQKYLRMEPSPFGEVSSRLTTEQILHNIKQEYKRLQKRRHLDSAFQQADGCCPLDLQNFHSGSALPGTSSGASSPTRKEQPLFSLRQVGMICERLLKEREDKIREEYDEILTTKLAEQYDAFVKFTHDQLMRRFGEQPASYVS from the exons ATGGCTTGTGGGGCTACTCTGAAAAGGACCCTGGACTTTGATCCGCTAATGAATCCAGCTTCGCCTAAAAGAAGGAGGTGCGCCCCGATCATGTCTCCAGTATCTTCACCACAAAAATATTTGCGTATGGAGCCGTCACCGTTCGGGGAAGTGTCGTCCAGACTTACCACAG AGCAAATTCTACACAACATCAAGCAGGAATACAAGCGGCTGCAGAAACGACGACACCTGGACAGTGCTTTCCAGCAGGCCGACGGCTGCTGTCCTCTAGACCTGCAGAATTTTCACAGTGGATCTGCTCTGCCTG GTACATCCTCAGGTGCCTCATCTCCCACCAGGAAAGAGCAGCCTTTATTCTCCCTCAGGCAGGTTGGGATGATTTGTGAAAGACTACTCAAAGAACGAGAGGACAAAATCCGTGAAGAGTATGATGAGATACTGACGACAAAGCTTGCAG AGCAATATGATGCGTTCGTCAAGTTCACACACGATCAGCTGATGCGAAGGTTCGGAGAGCAGCCTGCCAGCT ATGTTTCCTGA
- the cnr1 gene encoding cannabinoid receptor 1, producing the protein MKSVLDGVADTTFRTITSGLQYLGSNDANYDDPLSDVDFKAGFSLQKPLSAFRSNSFPNKVPADEELILKGIPFYPTNATDLFGNRSTFRDETNNIQCGENFMDMECFMILTPSQQLAVAVLSLTLGTFTVLENLVVLCVILQSRTLRCRPSYHFIGSLAVADLLGSVIFVYSFLDFHVFHKKDSPNVFLFKLGGVTASFTASVGSLFLTAIDRYISIHRPLAYRRIVTRTKAVIAFCMMWTISIVIAVLPLLGWNCKRLNSVCSDIFPLIDENYLMFWIGVTSVLVLFIIYAYIYILWKAHHHAVRMLSRTSQKSLVVYTAEGTKVQTTRPEQARMDIRLAKTLVLILVVLVICWGPLLAIMVYDLFWRMDDDIKTVFAFCSMLCLLNSTVNPIIYALRSKDLRHAFLSSCHACRGSAQQLDNSLESDCQNRNTNISANRAAESCVKTTVKIAKVTMSVSTETSAEAV; encoded by the coding sequence ATGAAATCTGTGCTTGACGGTGTGGCAGACACCACCTTCCGGACTATTACATCTGGTTTACAGTATCTGGGCTCCAACGACGCTAACTATGATGACCCCCTCAGTGATGTAGACTTCAAGGCGGGTTTCTCTCTGCAGAAGCCCTTATCTGCTTTCCGCAGCAACTCCTTCCCTAACAAGGTACCTGCAGATGAGGAGCTCATCCTCAAAGGCATCCCCTTCTACCCCACCAATGCCACAGACTTGTTTGGCAACAGGAGCACATTCAGAGATGAGACTAACAATATACAGTGTGGGGAGAACTTCATGGACATGGAGTGTTTCATGATCCTGACCCCCAGCCAGCAGCTGGCGGTGGCTGTGCTGTCTCTAACACTGGGTACCTTCACGGTACTGGAGAACCTGGTGGTGCTCTGTGTGATCTTGCAGTCCCGCACCCTCCGCTGTCGGCCATCCTACCACTTTATCGGCAGTCTGGCTGTGGCTGACTTGCTGGGAAGTGTTATATTTGTCTACAGCTTTCTGGACTTTCATGTTTTCCACAAGAAGGACAGCCccaatgtttttctcttcaagCTGGGTGGAGTCACAGCATCGTTCACTGCGTCCGTGGGGAGCCTTTTCCTCACCGCTATTGACCGCTACATCTCCATACACCGACCTCTTGCCTACAGGCGCATCGTGACACGGACCAAGGCTGTCATTGCCTTCTGTATGATGTGGACCATCTCTATTGTCATCGCAGTGCTACCTCTGCTGGGCTGGAACTGTAAACGCCTCAACTCTGTTTGCTCAGACATATTCCCCCTGATTGATGAGAACTACCTGATGTTCTGGATCGGTGTGACCAGTGTGCTGGTTCTTTTCATTATCTACGCCTACATATACATCCTGTGGAAAGCGCATCACCATGCTGTGCGAATGCTGAGCCGCACCTCCCAGAAGAGCCTTGTTGTTTATACAGCAGAGGGGACTAAAGTGCAGACCACACGCCCTGAGCAGGCACGCATGGACATCCGTCTGGCCAAGACCCTGGTGCTCATCCTGGTGGTGCTGGTCATCTGCTGGGGCCCACTGCTGGCCATCATGGTCTATGACCTCTTCTGGAGGATGGACGATGACATCAAGACAGTATTTGCGTTCTGCAGCATGCTCTGCCTGCTCAACTCCACTGTCAACCCAATCATCTACGCCTTGAGGAGCAAGGACCTGCGGCACGCCTTCCTCAGCTCCTGCCATGCCTGCAGGGGTAGTGCGCAGCAGTTGGACAATAGCCTTGAGTCAGACTGCCAGAACAGAAATACCAACATTTCTGCCAACAGGGCTGCAGAGAGCTGTGTGAAGACCACTGTGAAAATAGCCAAAGTAACCATGTCTGTGTCGACTGAAACTTCTGCAGAGGCCGTCTAA